Part of the Nitrosopumilus piranensis genome is shown below.
ATGCTAAGCGGACTCCTGACCTCACTTGTGGCACTGTTACTTTTTACAATAAACAAGATATCTTGAATCTTTACAATATCAGAGAGTAATTCAAGTAACATTAGATAGTCTAGGAATTGAAATTAATTTAGACTTTTGGGATTTTTCATGTCAATTTGGACAAAATCTTCTTCATCGCCATGAATACAATCAGTTCCAACAGCCTTTACAGGTGCAAAATTAATTGTTCCATCATGAATTTTGCCCTCTTTTTGTAAAATTCCTATCTTTCCTGAGACAATTTGTTTGTGTTTCCCACATGTTACGCCTACCATATATTCGTCTTTTCTATCAACTATGGATACAATAAACTCAGGGGGGTTTGCACATTGTTTTCCTTCTTCAGTAACAGAACACTTGTCAGGTAACACAATTTAATTTGAAATTTTATCAGATATTAACCTTGATTGCCACAGATTCCATTTATTATCAACTAAAACGAAATTAAAGTGAAAACAGTTGGCACATGATTTTGATGTAGTAATTATTGGTGGGGGCATACTTGGGACATCTATCTCATATTTTCTGTCATTTCTAAACAAATCAAAAAAAATAGCAGTAATTGAGCAAGCTCAAAATGTTGCTTTTCATACCAGTGGCAGAAATACAGGAAAGGTTCATGCTCCATATCTATACAATCCTGAAAAGAAAAAGCTGTTTGCAAACGCTGCATTTCATGGATTTGAGATGTGGGAGAGATATTCTAGATTGCATGACTTGCCATTTAAAAAAGATGGAGTAATAGAAGTTGCCCTAGACAAGAAAGGAATCAAGGTCTTAGAGAAATATCTCAAATGGGGAAAACAAAACGGACTAGAAGAAAAAGACATAGAGTTGATGGATAAATCACAACTGGCAAAAATAGAGCCAGAGATAAAATGTGAAGCTGCAATTTATGTTCACAAGGATGGCTCAGCAGACTATTCGGCATACACTAAATCACTAATGAAAGACAGTGAAAAGAATGGAATGACATTTCTTTTGGACACAAGAGTAACAGATGTAAAAAAAGAAAACTCAAAGTGGAAGATTACACTAGATGAAGAACATGAAATTTTTGCAAAATTTCTAATCAATGCTGCAGGTGGGGAGGCAGTAGACATTGCACACGGTGTGGGGGTTGCAAAGGAGTTAACTGATGTTCATTTTAGAGGCGAATACTGGAAGGCCCCATCTGAATACAACACACTGACAAAGACTAGCATCTATTCTGTTCCAGAATTTCCAGACTATCCATTTTTGGATCCTCACTGGGTTATTCGCGTTGATGGGAGTTGTGAGATTGGACCCAATGCGGTTCCTGTCTTTAGTCCATATGGGTATAACAAGGCAGAAAACATCAAGGAGTTTATTCCAAAGATGTTAGAGATGCTAGGTTCTGGCGCAAGAAAAGCAATATTTGATAAGCAATTCCAAGAACTTGCAATAAATGAAATACAGTCATCAATGTCAAAATCTGCAATGGTTGAGCGAGTAAGAAGATTCTTGCCAAAAATTGAGGCAGACAAAATTACAGAAAAAGGCACAGCAGGTATTCGTTCATCTGTAATTGATGAGAACGGCAAGTTTTCACCAGATGTAATTTTAATTGATGAGGAATCATCATTTCACATTCTAAATTATAATTCACCAGGAGCTACTGGGGCACTGCCATTTTCTGCACACATTGTAAATCACTTGCACACATCAGGTCTGGTTTCTAGTGAAGACATGGATGCACAATGCGGTCCATGGAAATTTACAGAAATTATTGAGAAACTAGAAAGAAAGTAGAATCAGTTTATGTCAGGATTTAGCCAAAAACATGATTCATTCCAAGTACTACAAATGCCATCCCTAATGGAGCATATGCCAAATTAGCAATAGTTTGGGGTTCGATTGTAATGGAGGGGCAAATATAGTATTTTTCTTTTCTAGTCAGGATAATTCTGCGCTGCCAAACAATACACTAAATGCCTTGCACCAAATCAATACCTTGTTGAATTTGG
Proteins encoded:
- a CDS encoding NAD(P)/FAD-dependent oxidoreductase; amino-acid sequence: MAHDFDVVIIGGGILGTSISYFLSFLNKSKKIAVIEQAQNVAFHTSGRNTGKVHAPYLYNPEKKKLFANAAFHGFEMWERYSRLHDLPFKKDGVIEVALDKKGIKVLEKYLKWGKQNGLEEKDIELMDKSQLAKIEPEIKCEAAIYVHKDGSADYSAYTKSLMKDSEKNGMTFLLDTRVTDVKKENSKWKITLDEEHEIFAKFLINAAGGEAVDIAHGVGVAKELTDVHFRGEYWKAPSEYNTLTKTSIYSVPEFPDYPFLDPHWVIRVDGSCEIGPNAVPVFSPYGYNKAENIKEFIPKMLEMLGSGARKAIFDKQFQELAINEIQSSMSKSAMVERVRRFLPKIEADKITEKGTAGIRSSVIDENGKFSPDVILIDEESSFHILNYNSPGATGALPFSAHIVNHLHTSGLVSSEDMDAQCGPWKFTEIIEKLERK